One window from the genome of Myxococcales bacterium encodes:
- a CDS encoding tryptophan 7-halogenase, producing MINRAVPASPSAVDVLVIGAGPAGSVAAAMVHKTGLSVAVVEREQFPRFVIGESLLPRCMEVLQDAGLLDCIKAKGFQEKFGAKFIKGDAVSDFNFSEQFTDGWKWTWQVPRAEFDLALIEEVARRGVPVAFRTTVQAIDFHADESSTTTIERPDGSIATINAKFIIDASGYGRVIPRLRGLDRPSTLEPRKAVFAHMQDPKRLAFDEPNRIVILCMAPGVWVWVIPFSNGITSVGIVGAIEYFDQFGESVTEQFRGLLGAHPYLAGRFADQPHVWEPKSLQAWSATTDTFFGPGFVLTGNVTEFLDPIFSSGVMFATVSSHLASGLVIDKLAGKAVDWQQQYTKVVQQGVDTFRTYVNRWYDGTLETLFFAKEPNLDIQRKICSVLAGYVWDTSNPFVANHDAEVARVARIVKILERGAGRDAANSVAG from the coding sequence ATGATAAACCGTGCCGTGCCTGCAAGTCCCTCAGCCGTAGACGTCTTGGTAATCGGCGCCGGGCCTGCGGGCTCGGTGGCGGCCGCCATGGTGCACAAGACTGGGCTGTCGGTTGCGGTGGTTGAGCGCGAGCAATTTCCGCGCTTTGTTATTGGCGAGAGCCTGCTGCCGCGCTGCATGGAAGTGCTGCAGGATGCGGGGCTGCTCGACTGCATAAAAGCGAAGGGATTCCAGGAGAAATTTGGCGCCAAATTTATCAAGGGCGACGCCGTCTCGGATTTTAATTTTTCAGAGCAATTCACCGACGGCTGGAAGTGGACGTGGCAGGTGCCGCGCGCCGAGTTTGATTTGGCGCTTATCGAGGAAGTCGCGCGGCGCGGCGTGCCGGTGGCGTTTCGCACGACGGTACAAGCGATCGATTTTCACGCCGACGAGAGCTCGACCACAACAATCGAGCGGCCGGATGGCTCGATTGCGACCATCAACGCCAAGTTCATCATCGATGCCAGCGGCTACGGGCGCGTGATTCCACGGCTGCGCGGGCTCGACCGACCCTCGACGCTGGAGCCGCGCAAGGCGGTGTTTGCGCACATGCAAGATCCCAAGCGGCTCGCGTTCGACGAGCCCAATCGCATCGTCATTCTATGCATGGCGCCGGGCGTATGGGTGTGGGTGATTCCGTTTTCTAATGGCATCACCTCAGTCGGTATTGTCGGCGCGATTGAGTATTTTGATCAGTTCGGCGAAAGCGTGACCGAGCAGTTTCGCGGGCTGCTCGGCGCGCACCCTTACCTGGCGGGTCGATTTGCTGACCAGCCACACGTGTGGGAGCCGAAGTCGCTGCAGGCGTGGTCAGCGACCACCGACACATTTTTTGGTCCAGGGTTTGTGTTGACTGGCAATGTGACTGAGTTTCTTGATCCGATCTTTTCCTCGGGCGTGATGTTTGCCACGGTCTCGTCTCATCTCGCAAGTGGGCTCGTCATCGATAAGCTCGCGGGCAAGGCTGTCGACTGGCAGCAGCAATACACTAAAGTCGTCCAGCAGGGCGTCGATACGTTTCGCACGTATGTCAATCGTTGGTACGACGGCACGCTCGAGACGCTCTTTTTCGCCAAAGAGCCCAATCTAGATATCCAACGCAAGATTTGCTCGGTGCTTGCGGGTTACGTGTGGGATACCAGCAATCCCTTTGTCGCCAATCACGATGCCGAGGTGGCGCGCGTCGCGCGCATTGTGAAAATTCTTGAACGCGGTGCGGGGCGTGACGCCGCGAACAGTGTGGCGGGGTGA